From the Comamonas odontotermitis genome, one window contains:
- a CDS encoding L-lactate permease yields MYLLLSALPVLAVIAGLLLGLRSLYAALLGVVLALAGCMLAFPLTAQAALQAATGWLPVLVEVLLIVGGGLLLSEVLRAAGAQKALAQWVMGRTGKGVGAVLLVVHGVTPFAESLTGFGIGITIGIPLLAHSGLPARKVAVIGLLGLCAVPWGSMGPGTLIAATMSELSFDALGVASAWVSVIPMVVVGVAAAWLASDSGQRGTAMLQGALSGLLLAAAIGLANMLAGTSAAGALGALVLTVLWLWLGRRGVKGSATAAPAPLNALGWRALAAYGLLLLGVLVAGVAVRAMQWTGVWHLLASPAVWLFVAAAWFAKGLPAGSSLQRVWQSWRQVAPVTGLFIVLGVVMAVSGMAAQLAHALAQGGSAYVFAAPFVGALGGFVTGSNTGANAMFAATQAEIAQALGVGVLPFMAVHNVSAALLLMASPGKVEMACQLVPVGAPGEVQAQRSWVQSTVLLITMAAVLLMAMLNVVLSMALP; encoded by the coding sequence ATGTACCTGCTATTGAGTGCTTTGCCGGTCCTCGCTGTCATCGCGGGACTGTTGCTGGGGCTGCGTTCGCTGTATGCGGCGCTGCTGGGCGTGGTGCTGGCATTGGCTGGCTGCATGCTGGCTTTTCCCTTGACCGCGCAGGCGGCGCTGCAAGCTGCGACGGGTTGGCTGCCCGTGCTGGTGGAGGTGCTGCTGATCGTTGGCGGCGGCCTGCTGCTCTCGGAGGTGCTGCGTGCTGCGGGGGCGCAGAAAGCCCTGGCGCAATGGGTGATGGGGCGTACCGGCAAAGGCGTTGGCGCCGTGCTGCTGGTGGTGCACGGGGTCACCCCTTTTGCTGAATCGCTCACGGGCTTTGGCATCGGCATCACCATCGGGATTCCGCTGCTGGCGCACAGCGGATTGCCTGCGCGCAAGGTGGCGGTGATCGGTCTGCTCGGCCTGTGCGCTGTGCCATGGGGGTCCATGGGCCCGGGCACGCTGATTGCGGCCACGATGTCGGAGCTTTCGTTTGACGCACTGGGCGTGGCATCCGCGTGGGTCAGCGTGATTCCCATGGTGGTGGTGGGCGTGGCTGCGGCATGGCTGGCCAGCGATAGCGGCCAGCGTGGCACTGCGATGCTGCAGGGGGCGCTGTCCGGCCTGCTGCTGGCTGCGGCCATTGGCCTCGCCAATATGCTGGCCGGCACTTCGGCCGCCGGGGCATTGGGCGCATTGGTGTTGACCGTCTTGTGGCTATGGCTTGGCAGGCGGGGCGTGAAGGGTTCTGCGACGGCTGCCCCTGCGCCATTGAATGCCCTGGGTTGGCGCGCGCTGGCAGCCTATGGCCTGCTGCTGCTCGGTGTGCTGGTGGCAGGGGTGGCGGTGCGCGCAATGCAGTGGACGGGTGTGTGGCATCTGCTGGCATCGCCTGCGGTCTGGCTGTTTGTGGCAGCGGCCTGGTTTGCCAAGGGCCTGCCCGCTGGCAGCAGCCTGCAGCGGGTGTGGCAATCGTGGCGCCAGGTGGCGCCCGTGACCGGTCTTTTCATTGTGCTGGGGGTGGTGATGGCGGTATCGGGCATGGCGGCGCAGCTCGCGCACGCTCTGGCGCAGGGCGGCAGCGCCTATGTGTTTGCCGCCCCGTTTGTGGGCGCCCTGGGCGGCTTTGTGACAGGCTCCAACACCGGGGCCAATGCCATGTTCGCTGCCACGCAGGCCGAGATTGCCCAGGCCCTGGGCGTAGGGGTGCTGCCGTTCATGGCGGTTCACAATGTCAGCGCGGCACTGCTGCTGATGGCATCGCCCGGCAAAGTGGAAATGGCTTGCCAGCTGGTGCCGGTAGGGGCGCCTGGCGAGGTACAGGCGCAGCGCTCATGGGTGCAATCCACCGTGCTGTTGATCACCATGGCTGCGGTGCTGCTGATGGCGATGCTGAACGTGGTGCTCAGTATGGCGTTGCCTTGA
- a CDS encoding 3'-5' exonuclease produces the protein MSERIAILDFETTGMSPAHGARAAEVGIVMVEDGRIVDRYQSLMNAGQRMPSFITQLTGITTAMLQAAAPAEEVMREAAAFVGSAPLVAHNASFDSKFWRDELERAGCPASQEFGTGLFACTVLLSRRLYPEAPSHSLGKIVRHLQLPPADKAHRALADAEMTAHLLLRMQADLRNRWHIPDPSHALLNELQACQRKHLGRWLSNTSARQTQPQLPELASMTPVKATPY, from the coding sequence ATGTCTGAACGCATCGCCATCCTCGACTTCGAAACCACGGGCATGAGCCCGGCCCATGGGGCGCGTGCCGCCGAGGTGGGCATCGTGATGGTGGAGGATGGCCGCATTGTCGATCGCTACCAGAGCCTGATGAACGCAGGCCAGCGCATGCCCAGCTTCATCACGCAGCTGACCGGCATCACCACCGCCATGCTGCAGGCGGCGGCACCGGCCGAAGAGGTCATGCGCGAGGCGGCTGCCTTTGTCGGCAGCGCGCCGCTGGTGGCGCACAACGCATCGTTCGACAGCAAGTTCTGGCGCGACGAGCTGGAGCGCGCTGGCTGCCCAGCCTCACAAGAGTTCGGTACCGGCCTGTTTGCATGCACGGTATTGCTGTCGCGCCGCCTCTACCCCGAGGCCCCCAGCCACTCGCTGGGCAAAATCGTGCGCCACCTGCAATTACCGCCTGCCGACAAGGCCCACCGCGCCTTGGCCGATGCCGAAATGACTGCGCATTTGCTGCTGCGCATGCAGGCCGACCTGCGCAATCGCTGGCATATTCCAGACCCTAGCCACGCGTTGCTGAATGAATTGCAGGCCTGCCAGCGCAAGCACCTGGGCCGCTGGCTCAGCAATACATCCGCCCGCCAGACCCAGCCGCAGCTGCCAGAGCTTGCCAGCATGACCCCGGTCAAGGCAACGCCATACTGA
- the kynU gene encoding kynureninase, with amino-acid sequence MTTLEACREVDLQEPLAPLRDLFDLPDGVIYLDGNSLGPLPRAAAAHVADVVQREWGQGLIRSWNDAGWIDLPQRLGDQFAPWIGARPGEVVFTDTTSVNLYKVLSAAIRLSQQEFSDPVPRTKVVSERSNFPTDLYIAESLCKQHNLELVLIEPEELPACLTGDVAVLLLSHVNYRTGHMHDMAQVTRDAHAQGILTIWDLCHAAGAVPVDLNGANADYAVGCSYKYLNGGPGAPAFVWVNARHTDKFWQPLSGWFGHAEQFAFTSDYQPAAGIRRYMCGTQPMIALSALQCGLDVYTEAEQYGGMTALRRKSVALTDLFIELVETRCAGHGLGLATPRDIFARGSQVCLTRDEGAGVDGQGSGAYAIMQALIARGVIGDFRKGDNGKGPHKDILRFGFTPLYTRFEDVWNAVEHLRQVLESGEWKRPEFNRINAVT; translated from the coding sequence ATGACCACCTTGGAAGCCTGCCGCGAAGTCGATCTGCAAGAGCCGCTCGCGCCACTGCGCGATCTGTTCGACCTGCCAGATGGCGTGATCTATCTCGACGGCAACTCGCTGGGCCCCCTGCCCAGGGCCGCAGCGGCCCATGTAGCCGATGTGGTGCAACGCGAGTGGGGCCAGGGCCTGATCCGCAGTTGGAACGACGCTGGCTGGATCGACCTGCCCCAGCGCCTGGGCGACCAGTTTGCGCCATGGATTGGCGCCCGCCCGGGCGAAGTGGTGTTCACCGATACCACCTCGGTCAACCTGTACAAGGTGCTAAGTGCCGCCATCCGCCTGTCTCAGCAGGAATTCTCCGACCCGGTACCCCGCACCAAGGTCGTGAGCGAGCGCAGCAACTTCCCCACCGATCTGTACATTGCCGAATCACTGTGCAAGCAGCACAACCTGGAGCTGGTGCTGATCGAGCCCGAAGAGCTGCCCGCCTGCCTGACGGGTGACGTGGCCGTGCTGCTGCTCAGCCACGTCAACTACCGCACCGGCCACATGCACGACATGGCCCAGGTAACGCGCGACGCCCATGCCCAGGGCATTCTGACAATCTGGGACCTGTGCCATGCCGCAGGCGCAGTACCCGTAGACCTGAACGGCGCCAATGCCGACTACGCAGTGGGTTGCAGCTACAAATACCTCAACGGCGGCCCGGGAGCGCCGGCCTTTGTCTGGGTCAATGCGCGCCACACCGACAAGTTCTGGCAGCCGCTGTCAGGCTGGTTCGGCCATGCGGAGCAATTTGCCTTCACCAGCGATTACCAGCCTGCGGCGGGCATTCGCCGCTACATGTGCGGCACCCAGCCCATGATTGCCCTGAGCGCCCTGCAGTGTGGGCTGGATGTGTACACCGAAGCCGAACAGTATGGCGGCATGACGGCGCTGCGCCGCAAGTCGGTGGCGCTGACCGACCTGTTCATCGAGCTGGTAGAGACCCGTTGCGCCGGCCACGGCCTGGGCTTGGCCACGCCGCGCGACATCTTTGCGCGCGGCTCGCAGGTATGTCTGACGCGCGATGAAGGCGCTGGTGTCGACGGCCAGGGCAGCGGCGCCTACGCCATCATGCAGGCGCTGATCGCCCGTGGCGTGATTGGCGATTTCCGCAAGGGCGATAACGGCAAGGGCCCGCACAAGGACATTCTGCGCTTTGGCTTCACGCCGCTGTACACCCGCTTTGAAGACGTGTGGAACGCGGTGGAACACCTGCGCCAGGTGCTGGAATCGGGCGAATGGAAGCGTCCGGAATTCAACCGCATCAACGCGGTCACCTGA
- the kynB gene encoding arylformamidase, with protein sequence MPNTPTTALQLWDISPPVYVGMPVFPGDTPYQQEWVATIGPGCPVNVASITSTPHAGAHADAPLHYAPDGATIGHVDLAPYLGRCRVIHAMDCGALIEWCHLEHAISDDLPERVLVRTYQQMPQTRWDAALTGYAADTVERLAARGVRLIGIDTASIDPADSKALPSHQTIRRHDMRVLENLVLDAVPEGDYELIALPLKLVQADASPVRAVLRALPGAYNHRNS encoded by the coding sequence ATGCCAAACACACCCACCACCGCTCTGCAGCTATGGGACATCTCGCCGCCTGTCTATGTGGGCATGCCGGTTTTCCCTGGTGATACGCCCTACCAGCAGGAATGGGTGGCCACCATCGGGCCGGGTTGCCCGGTCAATGTGGCAAGCATCACCAGCACGCCCCACGCGGGCGCGCATGCCGATGCGCCCTTGCACTACGCCCCTGATGGCGCCACCATCGGCCATGTGGATCTGGCGCCTTACCTGGGCCGCTGCCGGGTGATCCACGCGATGGATTGCGGCGCGCTGATCGAGTGGTGCCATCTGGAGCACGCCATCAGTGACGACCTGCCCGAGCGCGTGCTGGTGCGCACCTACCAGCAGATGCCGCAAACCCGCTGGGATGCTGCACTCACCGGATACGCAGCCGATACCGTCGAACGCCTGGCTGCTCGCGGAGTGCGCCTGATCGGCATCGACACGGCCAGCATCGATCCGGCGGACAGCAAGGCGCTGCCCAGCCACCAGACCATTCGCCGCCACGACATGCGCGTGCTCGAAAACCTGGTGCTCGATGCCGTGCCCGAGGGCGACTATGAACTGATTGCGCTGCCGCTCAAACTGGTGCAGGCCGATGCCTCACCGGTGCGCGCCGTGCTGCGCGCCCTGCCCGGCGCCTACAATCATCGAAATTCCTGA
- a CDS encoding amino acid permease has protein sequence MSPFESIARRERGLLQQLTAAQMTMIAIGGAIGTGLFMGSAFAIGFAGPSVLISYAIGALIGLLLMGCLAEMTVAHPTSGSFGAYAEHYISPMAGFVVRYAYWAAVVLAVGMEVTAVGKYMKYWFPDVEQWVWVALFSVVLAAVNATSVKAFGQMEYVFSMVKVVAIVAFILIGAYVVFGSRPAGVGFSNYTADGGFFPNGWWGTWVGVIVAIFSYLSLESIAIAAGEAQNPRQAVTSAFKTTVLRLVLFYLLSLALMLAIVPWSHASTDKSPFVKVMEIVGIPGAPSVLNFVVLVASLSAMNAQLYVTSRMMFSLSRGGYAPAALGRVNSRGVPMGAIAVSCLGMAVAMVLNVLKPEESLTLMMSISMFGAMFAWFMVFVTHLFFRSRWQREHPGERLQFRMWGFPVLTLLGAVLMLAVIVTTYFTDVFHMTAVIGVPMLLVLAAVYQIWYRQR, from the coding sequence GTGTCCCCTTTTGAATCCATTGCTCGCCGCGAGCGCGGGCTTTTACAGCAGCTCACCGCCGCCCAAATGACCATGATCGCCATTGGCGGTGCCATCGGTACGGGGCTTTTCATGGGCAGCGCTTTCGCCATCGGCTTTGCCGGGCCGAGCGTTCTCATCAGCTATGCGATTGGCGCGCTCATCGGCCTGCTGTTGATGGGGTGCCTGGCCGAGATGACCGTGGCGCACCCCACGAGCGGCTCCTTTGGTGCCTATGCCGAGCACTACATCAGCCCCATGGCTGGCTTTGTGGTGCGCTATGCCTACTGGGCCGCCGTGGTGCTGGCCGTGGGCATGGAGGTAACCGCGGTCGGCAAGTACATGAAGTACTGGTTTCCCGATGTGGAGCAGTGGGTGTGGGTGGCGCTGTTCTCGGTCGTCCTGGCGGCGGTCAATGCCACCAGCGTCAAGGCGTTCGGGCAGATGGAATATGTGTTCTCGATGGTCAAGGTGGTGGCCATCGTGGCCTTCATCCTGATCGGCGCCTACGTGGTGTTCGGTTCGCGCCCGGCAGGTGTCGGGTTTTCCAACTACACGGCCGATGGCGGCTTCTTTCCCAACGGTTGGTGGGGCACCTGGGTGGGGGTGATCGTGGCCATCTTCAGCTACCTCAGCCTGGAATCGATTGCCATTGCCGCAGGCGAGGCCCAGAACCCGCGCCAGGCAGTGACCTCCGCCTTCAAGACCACGGTGCTGCGCCTGGTGCTGTTCTACCTGCTGTCGCTGGCGCTGATGCTGGCCATCGTGCCGTGGAGCCATGCCAGCACCGACAAGAGTCCCTTCGTCAAGGTGATGGAGATCGTCGGCATCCCGGGCGCACCCAGCGTGCTCAATTTTGTGGTGCTGGTGGCCAGCCTGTCGGCGATGAATGCGCAGCTCTACGTCACCTCGCGCATGATGTTCAGCCTCTCGCGCGGCGGCTATGCGCCAGCGGCCCTTGGCCGCGTCAACAGCCGTGGCGTGCCGATGGGTGCAATTGCCGTCTCCTGCCTGGGCATGGCGGTAGCCATGGTGCTCAATGTGCTCAAGCCCGAGGAATCGCTCACGCTGATGATGTCGATCTCGATGTTCGGCGCCATGTTTGCGTGGTTCATGGTGTTCGTCACGCACCTGTTCTTCCGCTCGCGCTGGCAGCGCGAGCACCCGGGCGAGCGTCTGCAGTTTCGCATGTGGGGCTTTCCGGTGTTGACGCTGCTCGGCGCCGTATTGATGCTGGCCGTCATCGTCACCACCTATTTCACCGATGTGTTTCACATGACGGCAGTGATCGGCGTGCCCATGCTGCTGGTGCTGGCTGCCGTCTACCAGATCTGGTACCGCCAGCGCTGA